CGATTTGAAAGCCAATTCCTTGACGCTTCCGTTGACGCCCACAAACGATATATCAACCCGATGCTGCTGACCGAATCGGCCGGTCTGGCACGGCAAATATTAAAGAAGGACAAGGATGATATTTTGAGCCGTCTTGGTTTTGCCTTCAAACAGAATATCGATCGAGTGCTTCAGCTCCCCGACTCCTCGACAACCAAAGCCAGAACCACCACCGATGGCGGCATAGAATCGGTTACCGATGTCAGGCTGGTTTTGAGCGACAAGGTAGGATACGTGGGGAAATTGTCGCTTTACAAGGCGGTCTTCTTCTCAAAGAAAAATGATTTTATAGGGACACCGGAAGCGGATTATTGGAAAGCAATCGACATTAACTGGGAGAATAGCCTGACGGCATCCCTTTCGAAATATCTGCAAATGACTTTCTATACTCAGCTGCAGTATGACAAGCAGATAAGCCTCAGGGGACGGCTCAAAGAGACGCTTGCGCTTGGATTGACCTATAAACTTCTTTAGGAAGTCCCTTTCTTGCTGCAATCGGGAAGAAAATGGCTGCCTCTTTGTAATAATGTCAAAGCAGTAGCCATTTATCAGGAGGAATAGAATGAACGGAAAAATCACTATGGCGGCGATCGGCATTTTGCTGATGTTTGTGCCGGGGCCAGCTTTGCAGGCCCAATCTGGTCGCCCGTCGAATATGTCCAAGGCCGCCGCTAACGACACTCTTTTCATGGAGCGGCAACTGAACTTCTCGTTCAATTTCATCTCAGAAATCACAAAGGGCGATTTTGGGAAGAACATTTTTGTGTCACCGTTGAGCGCCATGCTGGCCCTGGCCATGACTTACAATGGCGCGAGCGGCGAAACCCGGACGGCCATGGAAAAGGTTCTGGCTTTCGAAGGACTTGACCGGGCGGCCACGAATAAAAGCATTCAGGATTTGACATCATCAATGAAAGATTCCGACCCGACGGTGCAACTAAGTATCGCCAATTCTATCTGGGCCAGGGCAGGATTGAAATTCAGGCAGGATTTCTTTGATCTGGTTAGAAAAACATATGATGCCGAGCTTCGGCCCTTGACTGACGCCCCCGCTATTAACAATTGGGTTTCCGAGAAAACCAATGATAAAATCAAAGAGATAGTGCAAGAGGTGAAACCTGATGACATCATGTTCCTTATCAATGCTATCTATTTTAAGGGGATGTGGAAATATAAGTTCGACCGTGCCAATACCGCTGAACGGGATTTCTATCTTCTGAATAAAGGATCTAAAAAAATCCCGATGATGTCCCAGGAGGGTGAATTTCAATATTATGAAGACGGGGATTTTCAGGGCATCCGTCTCCCCTACGGCAATGACCGCCTGGCAATGTATATTTTCCTTCCGAGCGGCGACACAGATTTCCGAGCTTTTGTCAACGATCTTTCCGCTGAAAAGTGGCAAGACTGGCTCAGTCGGCTTTATTTGCGGGAAGGGGAAATTATTCTGCCGCGATTCAAACTGGAATATGGGAAAAACCTGAATGACATTCTTAAATTGATGGGGATGGGAGTAGCCTTCGATCCGGATAGAGCCGACTTTTCCGCGATGTATAATATATCATCTGAGGAAAGGGTATTTATCAGCGAGGTGCTGCAAAAAACCTTTGTTGAAGTGAATGAAGAGGGGACTGAAGCCGCGGCGGTCACCTCCGTCCGCATGGAAATGACATCAGCTTATGGCGACGAGTCTCAGAAATTCCGGATGGTGGTTGACCGTCCGTTTTTCTGCGCCATTCGTGACGATCGCACCGGCGCAATTCTCTTCACGGGAATAATAGTAAACCCGGAATGATGCTCCATCGAAAAGAGGATTCAGCATTCCGGGCCGGTATTATTTATTCCGATAAACGATTCGTCCGCCCAGTATAGTGATATCGATTTTGCCGGATAATTTCCAGCCGATGAAAGGAGAATTTTTCGACTTGGAGCGGAAATTCTCTTTCTTGACCGTCCATTTTTTCTCGGGGTCTATTACGGTAATATCGGCGGCGGTGCCGACTTCCAGCGTACCAGCCGGCAGACCGAGGATCCGGGCCGGATTGTAGGTCATTTTCCTGACGGCATCGGCCCAGGAAAGATATCCTTTGTCAATCAGAGCGATTTTCACGAGTCCGAGGGTTGTTTCCAACCCAATCATTCCCGAAGGAGCCTGGTCGAATTCAACATCCTTTTCCTCATCGGCGTGCGGGGCATGGTCGGAGGCGATGCAATCGATGGTCCCGTCGATCAATCCTTCGATAACCGCCTCAACGTCTTTTTGCGTCCGTATGGGCGGGTTGACCCGCAGATTGGTGTTGAACTCCTTGCCGATTTCCTCGTCGGTCAGTGTGAAATGATGCGGGCAAGCCTCCGCGGTAATATCAATGCCATCGGCCTTGGCCTGCCTGACAGCCTTGACCGCGCCAGCCGTAGTGATATGAGCGATATGAAGCCGACCGCCGGTAAAGCCACACAGTTTGATATCGCGTAAGACAGCGATCTCTTCGGCAACCCCCGGGCGGCCTTTCATTCCCAGGCGGGTCGATTGATATGATTCATTCATCACGCCATTGGCACAGAGGAAATAGTCCTCGGCATGAGAGATAATCGGGATACCAAACATCCGAGCGTATTCCAGCGCCCGGCGCATGATTTCGGGATTCTGCACATAGTTGCCGTCATCCGAGATGGCCACCGCGCCGGCGTTGACCAGATCGCCGATTTCAGCCAGTTCCTCTCCTTTGAGCATCTTGGTGATAGCGCCGACGACATAGACATGGGCATCAGCCTGCTCCGCCCGCGAAAGGACAAATTTGACCGTTTCCTGATGATCGATGGTCGGGTTGGTGTTGGGCATACAGCAGATGGAGGTGAAGCCTCCAGCGGCCGCCGCCTGACAGCCGGTAATAATCGTCTCTTCATCTTCACGCCCCGGTTCCCGCAAATGCACGTGCATGTCGATCAAGCCCGGGACCACCAGTTTTCCGGAGGCATCAACAACATTTTCAACGGGTATTGAAGCCATATCTTTTGGGGAGACATCCGATTCTTTAACAATCGCAGCTATTTTGCCATCCTTCACAAAAATGGCCGCCTCCTGACCGAAACCGAGCGCCGGGTCGATTACCAGTCCCCCCTTTATTAACATATCATATATGGGAGTTTTCATTTATTCCTCCTCCTTTTTTCCCGAGAGCAGAAAGAGCACGGCCATACGAACCGCCTGTCCGTTGGTTACCTGTTCGAGAATAACCGAGGAATCGCCGTCGGCCACCTCGTTGGTGATTTCCACGCCGCGGTTTATCGGCCCGGGGTGCATGATAGTATAGTTCTTGTTGAGAAGTTGCAGACGTTCTCTGGTCATTCCGAATAGATTCGTATACTCCCGCTGGGAAGGGAATAAACCTGCCTGCTGCCGCTCCAGTTGAATCCGCATGATGTTAACAACATCAGCGCCGTCAATCGCCTTATCCAGATCGGTAAAAATATCGACCCCGAATTTTTCCACCTCAAAAGGAAGGAGTGTGGATGGACCGCAGACGGCCACGGACGCTCCCATCGTCTTCAATCCCCAGATATTAGAGCGAACCACACGGGAATGCTTGATATCGCCGACGAGGACAACGCGCAGGTCTTTTAGTTTTTTATATTTGCGACGGATGGTAAACATATCCAGCAGGGCCTGAGTAGGATGCTCATGTGCGCCATCGCCGGCATTAATGATATTTGATTGGGTGCACTGTGTCAGGAAATATGGGACGCCGGATGAAGAATGCCTGACAACAACCATGTCGATTTTCATCGCTTCGATATTTTGCACCGTATCCCGCAGGCTTTCGCCCTTTTTGACCGAGGAGGTCCCCGGCGTGAAGCTGACCGTATCAGCCGAGAGCCGTTTTTCCGCCAGTTCGAATGAAATCC
This window of the Candidatus Zixiibacteriota bacterium genome carries:
- a CDS encoding DUF3078 domain-containing protein, with the translated sequence MKVVMTSFLFTMCTFLLVTSTGAAAGWEKSLDLNLNTTQSSYSDSWTGGEASNVSWTANANGIFNRQMSSIFNLKNTIKLAFGQTLSQDKDTKKWAKPTKSTDKFDLESVGLFTIKAFVNPYAAVRFESQFLDASVDAHKRYINPMLLTESAGLARQILKKDKDDILSRLGFAFKQNIDRVLQLPDSSTTKARTTTDGGIESVTDVRLVLSDKVGYVGKLSLYKAVFFSKKNDFIGTPEADYWKAIDINWENSLTASLSKYLQMTFYTQLQYDKQISLRGRLKETLALGLTYKLL
- a CDS encoding serpin family protein, with protein sequence MNGKITMAAIGILLMFVPGPALQAQSGRPSNMSKAAANDTLFMERQLNFSFNFISEITKGDFGKNIFVSPLSAMLALAMTYNGASGETRTAMEKVLAFEGLDRAATNKSIQDLTSSMKDSDPTVQLSIANSIWARAGLKFRQDFFDLVRKTYDAELRPLTDAPAINNWVSEKTNDKIKEIVQEVKPDDIMFLINAIYFKGMWKYKFDRANTAERDFYLLNKGSKKIPMMSQEGEFQYYEDGDFQGIRLPYGNDRLAMYIFLPSGDTDFRAFVNDLSAEKWQDWLSRLYLREGEIILPRFKLEYGKNLNDILKLMGMGVAFDPDRADFSAMYNISSEERVFISEVLQKTFVEVNEEGTEAAAVTSVRMEMTSAYGDESQKFRMVVDRPFFCAIRDDRTGAILFTGIIVNPE
- a CDS encoding dihydroorotase, which gives rise to MKTPIYDMLIKGGLVIDPALGFGQEAAIFVKDGKIAAIVKESDVSPKDMASIPVENVVDASGKLVVPGLIDMHVHLREPGREDEETIITGCQAAAAGGFTSICCMPNTNPTIDHQETVKFVLSRAEQADAHVYVVGAITKMLKGEELAEIGDLVNAGAVAISDDGNYVQNPEIMRRALEYARMFGIPIISHAEDYFLCANGVMNESYQSTRLGMKGRPGVAEEIAVLRDIKLCGFTGGRLHIAHITTAGAVKAVRQAKADGIDITAEACPHHFTLTDEEIGKEFNTNLRVNPPIRTQKDVEAVIEGLIDGTIDCIASDHAPHADEEKDVEFDQAPSGMIGLETTLGLVKIALIDKGYLSWADAVRKMTYNPARILGLPAGTLEVGTAADITVIDPEKKWTVKKENFRSKSKNSPFIGWKLSGKIDITILGGRIVYRNK
- a CDS encoding aspartate carbamoyltransferase catalytic subunit, whose protein sequence is MQLRSRHLLGLEDATAEEITLILDTAETFREIIERPIKKVPTLRGITVLNLFYEPSTRTRISFELAEKRLSADTVSFTPGTSSVKKGESLRDTVQNIEAMKIDMVVVRHSSSGVPYFLTQCTQSNIINAGDGAHEHPTQALLDMFTIRRKYKKLKDLRVVLVGDIKHSRVVRSNIWGLKTMGASVAVCGPSTLLPFEVEKFGVDIFTDLDKAIDGADVVNIMRIQLERQQAGLFPSQREYTNLFGMTRERLQLLNKNYTIMHPGPINRGVEITNEVADGDSSVILEQVTNGQAVRMAVLFLLSGKKEEE